The sequence GCATCACCACCTCGCCGTGTTCAACGCGCATATCGTGCTCGTAGAACGCAAAGCTGAGTTCGACGAAGTGATAGGCCAGCTTCAGCGCCTCGCGCATGGTCGAGGCGCTCATCAAGGCGTAGCCGTACAGGCCAAACAGGCTGAGCGGGTAACAGCTTCCCACGTACAGACCAATACCGGGATCGCCACAGACCTGGCGAAGATTGCGCAGAAAAATCAGCTCCTGACTCAGGCTGACATGCTGCTCGGGGCGCTCCAGAATCGACAGCGACAGTCCGGTGCCCGCCAGGGCCTGAGCCACGGTTATGCCCTCGCTTCGCAACCGCTGCAACGGTGCCAAAACGGTTTTTGCGGAATGATATTTCGGTTTCATAAGCGTCTTTATATTTACTTCACACTCACGCTGATGTCCACTTTTCGCAATTACCTGTCCGTTTTTCGCATTCCCGAAACTTTCCCACAGGATTACTTTTTGTCTCGACGTTCAGCGCTGTGCTCGCAGCGTCGGCCAAGCCTCACAAAAAAAATTATAGGAGCAAGACCATGTCAGACACACCGAAAATCCTTATCTATGGCGCCAGCGGTTACACCGGCAAACTCGTTGCCGAGTGTCTAGCTCAGCGCAATCTGCCGTTCTACTTCGTCGGTCGCAACCAGCAAAAACTGGAAGATGCGCTGGCCATTGTCGAAGAGCGACTGGGCCACAAAGCCCCAGCCACCATCGTTCGCGCCAACAACGACAAAGCCGAACTGGCTCCCCTGTTTGAAAAAGTCGAAGTCGTGATCAACGTTGCCGGCCCCTTCATGCAGCTCGCCTGGCCAGTTGTCGAAGCCTGCCTGGAAAACAACTGTCACTACCTCGACACCACCGGCGAGCAAGACTTTGTTATCGCGGTACGCGACAAGTACGGCAAAGCCTTTGCCGAGAAAAACCTGCTGTTGAACCCCGCCAACTCCTACATGTGGGCAGCGGGTGCGCTGGCGGCTGAAGTCGTGCTGGAAACTGAAGGCGTCGACACCCTGGACATCACCTACCAGATCAACAACGCACTGCCTTCACAAGCCTCAACCAAATCCTTCCTGCGCATGGTAAACAACCCGCAGTACATGATTAAAGACGGCGAAATGGTGGAATGGCAGGGCGACCGTCACTTTACCGTGAGCGTTCCCCACCTGTCGCAGCCCGTGCTGGCATTGCCGTGGAGCGGAGGCTGTGAACCCGCTTGGTACGAACACGACGACCGCGTGCGCAACTGCCGTGTACTGACCGCCTTCGGTGACGAAATCATCGAAAACGTGGTAGCGGTTATCCACCGCTTCCAAGAAGAATCCAAGGGCATGACCCAGGAGCAGAAAGAAGAGCTGACCAACCGCTACGGCGACGAAATGACCCCCGCCGAACCGCCGAAAGACTGCCGCGATCTGCACCGCACCGTCATCACCTGTATCGGTCAGGGTCGTCAGGTCACTACCGTGTTCCCGCTGTCGCTGAACGCGCCCTACACCTTCACCGGCGAAATCTGCGCCGAAGGTGCCGAGCGTCTGCTCAACGGCCAACTCAAAGCCGTCGGCTTCCAAAGCGCCACCGGCGCCTTTGGTCACCGCGAGCTGCTCCAGCGATTCCACGAACTGGGATATACCAACCTGCCCGGGTAAAACAACTCCACCCAACAAAAAAGCCCCGCGTCAGCGGGGCTTTTTTGTTGGGTGGAGTATTTGGCTGAGTCTTTCTAATCAGGTATGCCTACTTTTAAAGTCGTTCGCTCTTATTTTTATGAGCAACATATCAAATACTCACTAAAGCTATACCCGAGACTGAAAGCAAAGCCCAAACTAGCTGAAGCCAGTATTTTTTTGTCATCAACACAGACGTAAAAATTATCGGCAAGGCTAGCACTGCACTAAATATAAAAGCGTACCCTTTCGCACCCTCGAATGCAGGCTCATTGTACGCCACCAAAAAGCCAGCCAGGAAACTCAGCCCTGGAAAACTTAGTACCGCGAAGATAGCCCTGAACTTTAGAGTATTTCTTATTCTTTCCATCTAAACTAACTTCCTAGGGCTTTTGAGCTAGAAACCGCATCTATCATTCTTGGGTAACTCGGCCTTATTAAGGGGCCACAGGCGGCGAAGCCGCGCTTTAAGTAGTCCCATTTAAGCAATTTTTATATCATTTCGATAAGACTTATAATCTAGCTCTGATGCTTCAATTAAATCGTAGTATCTGTTAGTCGTAATCACTCGGCTTTTTGCGAAGTCTTTTATATTTGGATCATCAACCATAACATTCTCCCAGTATTTGATGACCTCATCTCTAGGGGACGTAGTGATTTCGCTAGCTGCATATGCAATAGACCTGCTCAAAGACTCCTTAATCTTATCTATTTGATAAAGGCTGCCTTTATAGAATGGATACTCCCCATCCAAGTAATCAGCGTAGCGCTCCAGATTTTCTCTAATCATGACATGATTTTGATTGATCTTTTCTTCGCTCACATCCTTATTGAAATTGATTTCATTTATGAGCATTGCTGTCTCAAAAGAAAGCCTATTCAAATCGGCTCTGTCCTGACCAAACAAATCGCCAAACCAAAATATAAGACCAGAAACAGTTATTACAGCTAACAATGAAAGTGCATTTTTCATTGTTAGATATAACACCTAAAATTACGATCGCTTGAAACGATACCCGCTCTTGTGGAAACAAAAGTGGGTGGCAGGTCAAACTTCAATTAAATCGATTTTTTAGATCCACTCTCGGCTATGCCCCTAGTCACTTTTTTCACCAATTCGAAGTTTCTTTCGAGGTATCGCGGCGCTATCGAGAAGTGCCTCTATGAGCCGGTTTGCGTTGGTTCTGCTTTGAGATTGCTTGCCTTCGACCCATAGGCTTAGTGATGAGAGGACAGCAAGTATGAAGTCCTTGGAAAATACGATAGCGATCATAAGAAACCAAAACAGCACAGCGACTATCATAATTAGGAGAAGCACATCAGACGGCTTCTGATAAATCTCGAAAATGAAGTCCACGGGAACTGCGGATGTTTCGTAAGCGCGCAGGAGCACAAGCGCTGAAACAGACAACGCAAAAATCATGAAAGAAACAACGCGGGCTTTAGAGTCTGGGTCGTAAATTGAGCGCGCCAATGACTGAAGCGAAGGACCCAACGTGCTCCTATGTTTTTCCTTCAGGTCAAGGGAGTCACTCAGCTCCTTAGCCAAAGAGAAATATTCAGTACGTGGGACATCAACAATGGCTTCCAACCATGCTCGCTTGGCATCGGACAGATCCCTGAAATTTCTGCCCATAGCCGTACCAACCTTTCGTTTGGCCCTTTGGTCTTTCAAAAAGTTCACTGCAAGCCACACGACAATGAATACGATCTCGGAGCCAAAAGCAAAGCTGGAAATCTCCTTTTCAGAAAAGTGAGCAGCCAATTCCTGTTTATAAAAAAGCATGCAAACCACACCGGCACTGAAGCATGCAAAGCTCAGTGCAACAGCCAATGTGTAGATGCTTACTAGGCCGATATGTGCACGATAACTGTAGAACGCTTCGTAATAGCGATGCGAAAGGGTGTGTAGATCCTTCATAGGCCTTGACGCCAACCGCAGCGCAATACAGAACTGAGCGCCTTTTGTGCTAACTTTTTAGCGCCAGTGAGTAGTATAAAACGCGCGCGGATATGACTATCCGACAGCCGATTTTCGTTAGGTGTGGCTGACTTGGATAAGAAACTCATTGATTGCTGACCTCAATTCCATGTTCTTTATTTTAGTAGCCTCTATTTTTGCTTCCGCTGCTAGACGCTTAGCTTCTTTTAAATTCTGGTTATCGAAGTGGCTTTCAGCCATTGCAAGTTTTATCGATGCGGAGTATTCAGCCAGCTTCAACCTAGATGAACAACTAAGTCCTTTTTCATAAGCGGTCTGTGCCTCGATATAACTTTCGGAGAAATCTCCTAGAGCTTCCCACTGAAGAGGATGATCCAGTTTTGTACCTTCATTACTTTCACACAACTCCTTTAGTACTGCGTAAGCTTCGGCACCGGAATTTTCATCATTTCTTGCCGAAGCATCCACTATCTTCAATGCTAAGCTGTGAATTACTTCGTATAGTGGTGCAGTCATTTTTTTACACCTAACGCTATGGTCACGCGCTCGTTGCGCACACCGTTTTATTAACTCATTTCCGAGCGGCGGACTTTAGATCCACAGCATCAGAAAAAGTTGAGCGATAACGCTCGGCCTTTTCTGCGTCCAATCCGATAAGGATGGTTGCGCTGCTATCCCAGCAAGCTATTTCAAAGCTAGCCCCGCCTAATTGAGGCACTAGCTCAGAGACATCCCAGTAGTTCGAGTTGCCATCAACAAATGGTGCGTCTCTAACATCGGCCCGCATTCCTTTAGGAAAGGCGCTGAATACGGCCCAAGAAAACTGAATATCGTCACTAGTGATCAGAAGCTCGAGTTCACTGCCGGAATACCATCCCTCGGCAAACTGAAAGCCATTCGTCTCAATATCGCTTAAGTACCAATCGTAATCAGAGCAACTAATGCCCAATGCCGCTATGACCTCACGTATATTTGTAAAAAAACGTACTTGGTCGGTTCGTTCCAAGATCAAGTTCATACTGGCTCTACAAGTTAACATCCTAATAACAAGTGCGCTCGGTAAACAGAATAGCGAGGGAGATCTGATATGCACTGCCTCAAAATCCCTATGTGGCGGTTTTTTGTACTTCGTTTCCGCGCCTGAGAAAAACGCGCCAATGCCTTTCAATTTAGGTCAGTTACTTACATTTGTATAGCCGACTTTCCAGCTACTCGCCCGCCGCTGACTAAAGGAACACTTATCAGGAGCACGACACCAGCAGTACCACTCTATCGATAAGCTGGCTACACTACGATGAACCCCGCAAAACAGCAGAGACACAGGAGCGTCTGAATATGTCGGAATCCATGCCCACCCCGTTTGAGTGTTACTTGAATGCCTGGCGACGCTATGTCGATTTCAATGGGCGCTCACGTCGTCGCGAGTACTGGTTTTTTGTGCTGTTCAATGTGCTGATCAGTATTGGCTTGGGCATCATTGATGGCATCTTCGGGCTGGGCAATATGGAGATGGGTGTGGGGCTGCTCAGCTCACTGTACGGTTTGGCAGTATTGCTGCCGTCACTGGGCTATGCCGTGCGCCGCTGCCACGATATCGGCCGCAGTGGCTTGTGGCTGTTGCTGCTGGTCATTCCTTTTCTGGGGCCGCTGATTATTCTGGTTTTCATGCTGATGGACAGTGAACCGGGCAGCAATGACTTTGGCCCGAACCCCAAGGGAGAAGAGACGGTCGAGGAAGTCTAGTCAGCGCAACACGCCGCCAGCCATTAGTCTGCGGCGTGTTTGTTGATGTGCCCGCAGTCGCGGCAACGGTGGGTATTTCTGGCGGGAAACAGCGGAAAATCCAAGCCGAGAAAGACCAGAAACGCCCATCGTCTTCCCCGCTGAAACGGCTCTGTGTTGCGACTGCCGCAAAGTTCGCAGGCCTCGGCTTCTACCCCCTGCTGCTCCTCAACCAGCTCGCTGCAATCTTCGCCCAACAGTGCCAACGCCTGCTCGACAAAGGGTGGCGGCACCTGCAAACGCACACCGCCCATGGCGTTGGAATACAACCACTGCATGTTGATGGTGTTTTCGTCAGCAACAAACGCGGGAATGCCCTCCGACTCCAGCTTGGCCCTGGCAATATGCGCCTCGTAGGGAAAGGAGTAGTGGGCAATGGTCTTAAGCATTGAGCCGACACATAGTGATGATCAGGAAATCAGCGTAACCGTATCTTCCAGCGGCGCGCGATCCATAATCACTTTATTGATCTGCTCGCCCTCGGCTTCATAGCCAAATGACAGGCCGCAGATAATGCCGTGCCCGTCGGGCAGCTTGGCAAGCTCCATTACCGGGTCAGGATAGAACGCCAGGGCGCCCTGGGGAATACTTGCCAGTCCGTAGTCGACCAGCAGCAACATGAGGGTTTGCAGGTAGATGCCGATATCGACGGCATTGACCGGCCCCATGTCGGTGGGCATGGAGATAAAGGCGACATGGGGGGCGCCGAAGAACTGCCAGTTCTTCAGCATCAGAGCCTGACGTTTGTCTTTTTCGTGACGCTCGATACCCATGGTGCCGTAGTAGGTCATTGCGCAGTCGTACTGACGCTCTTTGTACACGCCCTGCAGTCCTGCATCGCCGGGTTTGAACGCGGGTGAGGGCGCTTTGCCGCTGAGAATTTCGGTGACGATGGCGTCTTCGAGCTTTTTGCGCGCGTCACCGGAAACAACGGTGACGTGCCAGGGCTGGGTGTTGCAGTTGGACGGTGCATGGCGGGCGATGTCGAGGATTTCCCGCAGCGTTTCCTCGGGCACAGAGTCGGGCTTGAAGCCGCGGATGGAGCGGCGGGCTTTTACAGCGTCAGCAACGCGCATGATGTTATTGTCCTCTGGGCAAAATCCCAGTCTAAACGGGCGCGATGGGGCGGAACAAGCTCTGGTGGGCCAGCTTAGCGGCCGGGGGTCTTCTCCAGCGCCAGAATGGCGTCATTGAGTTCGTCGATGCGGCCACTCAGCACCGTCTGAGCATCGTAAAGGCCTCGGTTGTAGAAATAGGCGCCGAGATTGTCGCTGATGAAATCGAGCAGAAACTCCACTTCGAACTGCCCCAACTCCCGGTCCAGTTCCTCTGCCATATAGCTTTTAAGCGTCTCGCAGAGGGCTTCTCGCTCCTGTTTTGAAAATTGCATCATCACGCTATCTCCTTGGCTTGCCTATGTCTCGAATTCGCGCCCTGCCTCGCACTGTCGTTCTACCACCAGTACAATGCCGCCTCCGGCTCACACAGGAACGCCTATGAACGATCTCGCGCTGTACCAGTATATGCTCATTGGCCTGATTTTTATCTGGAGCGGGATTGTGCGCTCCGGACTGGGCTTTGGCGGCGCGGTATTGTCTTTGCCTTTTCTGCTGTTGGTACACAACGATCCGCTGGTCTTTCTGCCGCTGATCTCGGTGCATCTGCTGATCTTTTCCTCCATCACCATCAGCCTGAATCATCGCAAGCTGAAGCACAGCGGCTACTCGCAGCCGGGCTCGGTGGACTGGGCGTACCTGTGGAAAATTCTCGGCATTATGATTGTGCCCAAGCTGCTGGGCGTGGTCGGTTTGATTACCCTGCCGGGCGGCATACTCAGTGCGATTATTTTTGCGATCGTGATGGTATTTTCGCTGGGCTACATCTTTAACAAGCCGTTTCGCAGCAACAATCGCTGGGTCGACGCACTGTTTCTGATATTGGGTGCCTACATCAGCGGTACTTCGCTGATTGGCGCGCCGCTGATTATTGCGGTTGTTGCCCAGCATGTGGCGAAGGAGCGGCTGCGGGATACGCTGTTCGCCCTGTGGTTTATTCTGGTGACCATTAAAATGGCAGCCTTCGTGTGGGCGGGCGTCGACCTCCAGCTTCGTCATCACCTGTGGCTGTTACCCTGCGCGACGATTGGTCACTTTATTGGCCTGCGCGTCCACGACTATATGCTGCGCGCCGAAACCCCGTTGTTCTTCCGGGTTATCGGCACCGTTTTGTTCGGGGTCAGTATTGCGGGGCTGTGGCAGTCGGTTTTCTGAGCCGGTCCCATATAGTCAGCCCTGGCTTAGCCGGCCTTAGAAGACACTAACGACATCACCCAGCCGCTGCTTGATGATGTTTCTGAGATAGGCGGCCAGCTCCCGGTAGAATATCCGCCCCGGTGCTGACGCCCGCCAGACCAATGCATGCTGACGGTTGATGGGCATGGATTTAAGCTCACAGACGTGCAGCGCCTCGGGGATGTGCATTTCCGAGTGCACATATAGGCCCGGCAGAAATGCCACACCCAGCCCCATGACCACCATCTGCCGCAGGGTATCGAGACTGGTGCCTTCATAATCCCGCAAGACCGTCGCCCCCAGTTTGTCGCACAGGTCGTGCACCTGATGGTGGAAGTGGTGCTTTTCCTCCAGCACCAGCACGCTCTCGCCGCGCAGTTGTGAGGGGGTTACGACCTGCCTACCTGCCAGACGGTGTTCAGCGGGCACCACAAACTTTAAGGGCTCGGTGAACAGGGGTTCTATTGCCAGATCAGGCGAGACCAGGGGCAGAGGAACAATGGCGAGATCCAACCCGCCCTCGATGAGTTCCTGCTGCAATGCCCTCGGCGCCCCCTCTCGCACATAGAGCTTCATATCGTGATAGCGCTCGTGCAGCTCACCCAGTACGTTGGGCAACAGATACGGCCCCACCGTGGGCGGAATGCCCAGTTTGTAGGTGGTCTGGTGGCCGAGGGATAACAGTTCGGCACTGTCGCTGAAGCCACGCATGGCAAGCAATACCTCTCTCGCCTGTTGGAGTAACTCCCGCCCCTCTGGCGAGGGCAGCGTACCGTTACGTGAGCGCTCCAACAGGGTGAGCCCGAGCATGGCCTCCAGGCTGGCAATCTGGCTGGTCAGTGCGGGCTGACTGACGCCCAGCTCCTCAGCAGCACGCCGATAACTACCGAACTCAGCCACCGACAGGAAATACTGGAGCTGCCTCAGGCTGGGCGATTTCTTGGCGAGAATCACAGCGGCACACCCTCAATCTGGTGATAACTTTTAGTTATCATAAAATGGGATTTATTCTTATAAAGCTATCACGAAATAATAATCAACCGCCATTGTGGCGTTCAATTTACCCGCAACCTTGATGGAGAGTACCCGTGGATCACGTTATTTCCGGCGTTGCCAAGTTTCAGAAAGAAGTCTACCCCAGCAAAGAGACCACCTTCCGTAAACTGGCCGAAGGTCAGAACCCTGAAGTGCTGTTTATCACCTGTGCCGACTCGCGCATTGACCCCAATCTGGTGACACAAACAGACCCCGGCGAGCTGTTTATCTGTCGCAATGCGGGCAATATCGTTCCCCCTCACAGCAACCAGACGGGCGGCATGACTGCCTCTATCGAGTTCGCTGTTGCCGCACTGGGCGTGTCACATATCGTCGTCTGTGGCCACACGGACTGTGGCGCGGTTAAAGGCGCCATCAATCCCGAGAAACTGGACTCGCTGCCCCACGTTCGCGAGTGGCTGGGCCACTGCCGCGCCGCCACTGAGGTGGTAAAAGAGCGTTGCGGCGAGGACCAGCTCTGTCTTGACCACCTGGAAGCAGTGACCCAGGAAAACGTGGTTCTGCAAATGCAGCATCTGCGCACACACCCCGCCGTCGCCGCCAAGATTGCGACCGGGCGCGTCGCACTGCACGGCTGGATTTACAACATCAAAACCGGTGGTGTGACCTGCTACAACGAAGAAAGTGGTGAGTTCGAACCGATGGACTCTCGCTACGAAGCGTTTTCCCACAAAGCCGCTGTCACCGTCTAAGGAGACTTAGCAATGAAGACAGAGTTATCTCTCCGGGAGATCAAGAGTGATCTTCCGGCCAGTATCGTCGTTTTCTTTGTCGCCCTTCCGCTATGTCTCGGTATTGCGCTGGCCTCCGGCGCACCGCTGTTTTCAGGCATCATCGCCGGGATTGTCGGCGGCGTCATCGTCGGCGCTGCCAGTGGCTCCCGACTCGGGGTCAGTGGTCCCGCTGCAGGGCTGGCGGTCATCGTATTTGATGCGATTACCACGCTGGGCACCTGGGAAATCTTCCTCTGCGCCGTGGTGCTGGCGGGCATTATCCAGTTGGCACTGGGCTTTTTTCGCGCGGGGTTTATCGCCTATTTTTTTCCCTCATCAGTGATCGCGGGCATGCTCACCGGTATTGGTCTGCTCATTATCATCAAGCAGATCCCCTACCTGTTCGGCTGGCATAGCGACTTCCTCGGTGAGCAGACCTTCTTCCACGCCAACGGCGAGAACACCCTTTCAGCCATTTCCCACGCATTCGACATGATGTCGCCGATTGCGCTGACGATCTCGGCGGTATCGCTGGTGTTGCTGGTGCTCTGGGATAAGGTGCTGGCAAAACAGCACCGCATCTTCAAGCTGATTCAGGGCCCGATCGCGGTGGTTTTGCTGGGCATTCTGGTCTCATTCCTGCTCACTCAGAACGGTGCCGGACTCGATAGCAGTCAGCTCGTTGTGCTGCCAGAGCTGGGCAGCTTCTCCGCCTTCGCTCAGGAGCTGTCGTTCCCGGATTTCTCGGCGGTATTCAGCTGGGAAGTGATCAGCATTGCGTTTGTGATTGCCATCGTCGCCAGTATTGAAACGCTGCTGAGTGTCGAGGCCACCGACAAGCTGGACCCGCAGAAGCAGGTCACACCGACTAACCGCGAGCTCAAGGCGCAGGGACTGGGTAATATTTGTTCGGGCCTGATCGGCGGCTTGCCTATCACCCAGGTGATCGTGCGCAGCTCGGCCAATATCACCTTTGGCGCCAAGACCAAGCTGTCGTCCATCCTCCACGGCTTCATGCTGCTGATCAGTGTGGTCAGCATCGGTTCGCTGCTGAATTACATTCCGCTGGCGTCACTGGCGGCGGTGTTGATTATTGTCGGCTACAAGCTGGCAACCCCCAGCGTATTCGCGGTGATGTTCCGCAACGGTGCCGAGCAGTATGCGCCGTTTGTGACGACTATCGCGGTGATGCTGTTTACCGATCTGCTGACCGGTGTATTGGCGGGACTGGCAGTGAGTGTGTTCTTTACACTGAAACACAGCTACCGGAACGACTATCACTTCAAGGATACGGTGTCTTCTGACGGCGAGTATGAAACCCACCATATTGTGATGGCGGAAGAAGTCTCGTTCTTCAACAAGCCCAGCATTCTGAAGAAGCTGAATGAAATCCCCGAAAACTCCCAACTGATTCTGGACTTTTCCAATTCCAAATCCGTGGCCTTCGACGTGATCGAGCTGGTGCGGAATTATATTGATCAAGCCCAGTACCGGAATATCAAGGTCGAAACCATCAAGTTTCAACCCGATCCCCAGTAGGGCAGCGTAAGGCCGGCGCTACTCCCTGGCGTCGGCCCCACGGTCAATCCACATGAACTACAGCGTGTGTGGATTGACCATCACCCCGCCATCTACATCCAGCTTTGCGCCAGTAATAAACGACGCACGATCCGAGCAGAGATACGCCGCCGCATCGGCAATTTCGTGGGGCTCGCCCACCCGTCGCATGGCATGAACACCCGCCGTTTCCGCTTCGGCGTCCGCCACCGAATCGAAATACATCTGCAAGGCCGGTGTGCGTACCGCGCCGGGATTAATGGCATTTACCCGAACACCGCGCTGGGCAAATTCCGCCGCCGCCGTGCGCGTAGCGGCCAGCACACCCCCTTTTGCCGCACTGTAGGCAATTTGGAGGGCTTCACCGCGCACGCCGGAGAGCGAGGCAATATTAACGATCGCCCCGCCCCCGGCTGCCAGCATGGCGGGTATCTGGTATTTCATTCCCAGCCAGACGCCTTTCAGGGTTACGTCCTGCGCCAGTTGCCAGCGCTTTTCCTCAAACTCGGTGAGCGGCGCAAAGCCCCCGCCCAGCGCAGCATTGTTAACCGCACAGTGCAGCGCGCCAAAGTGTTCAACGCAATCGTTAACAGCCTGGCGTTGCTCGGCCTCTTTTGCCACATTGGCGTGGATCGCCAATGCCTCGCCGCCCGCCTGACGAACCAGTGCCACGGTCTCCTCAGCGCTGTCACGGTCGTAGTCCAACACCGCCACTCGCGCGCCATCGGCCGCGAAGGTCAGC comes from Spongiibacter tropicus DSM 19543 and encodes:
- a CDS encoding saccharopine dehydrogenase family protein, translated to MSDTPKILIYGASGYTGKLVAECLAQRNLPFYFVGRNQQKLEDALAIVEERLGHKAPATIVRANNDKAELAPLFEKVEVVINVAGPFMQLAWPVVEACLENNCHYLDTTGEQDFVIAVRDKYGKAFAEKNLLLNPANSYMWAAGALAAEVVLETEGVDTLDITYQINNALPSQASTKSFLRMVNNPQYMIKDGEMVEWQGDRHFTVSVPHLSQPVLALPWSGGCEPAWYEHDDRVRNCRVLTAFGDEIIENVVAVIHRFQEESKGMTQEQKEELTNRYGDEMTPAEPPKDCRDLHRTVITCIGQGRQVTTVFPLSLNAPYTFTGEICAEGAERLLNGQLKAVGFQSATGAFGHRELLQRFHELGYTNLPG
- a CDS encoding DUF805 domain-containing protein → MSESMPTPFECYLNAWRRYVDFNGRSRRREYWFFVLFNVLISIGLGIIDGIFGLGNMEMGVGLLSSLYGLAVLLPSLGYAVRRCHDIGRSGLWLLLLVIPFLGPLIILVFMLMDSEPGSNDFGPNPKGEETVEEV
- a CDS encoding DUF2007 domain-containing protein, with the translated sequence MLKTIAHYSFPYEAHIARAKLESEGIPAFVADENTINMQWLYSNAMGGVRLQVPPPFVEQALALLGEDCSELVEEQQGVEAEACELCGSRNTEPFQRGRRWAFLVFLGLDFPLFPARNTHRCRDCGHINKHAAD
- a CDS encoding nitroreductase — translated: MRVADAVKARRSIRGFKPDSVPEETLREILDIARHAPSNCNTQPWHVTVVSGDARKKLEDAIVTEILSGKAPSPAFKPGDAGLQGVYKERQYDCAMTYYGTMGIERHEKDKRQALMLKNWQFFGAPHVAFISMPTDMGPVNAVDIGIYLQTLMLLLVDYGLASIPQGALAFYPDPVMELAKLPDGHGIICGLSFGYEAEGEQINKVIMDRAPLEDTVTLIS
- a CDS encoding DUF2164 domain-containing protein yields the protein MMQFSKQEREALCETLKSYMAEELDRELGQFEVEFLLDFISDNLGAYFYNRGLYDAQTVLSGRIDELNDAILALEKTPGR
- a CDS encoding sulfite exporter TauE/SafE family protein yields the protein MNDLALYQYMLIGLIFIWSGIVRSGLGFGGAVLSLPFLLLVHNDPLVFLPLISVHLLIFSSITISLNHRKLKHSGYSQPGSVDWAYLWKILGIMIVPKLLGVVGLITLPGGILSAIIFAIVMVFSLGYIFNKPFRSNNRWVDALFLILGAYISGTSLIGAPLIIAVVAQHVAKERLRDTLFALWFILVTIKMAAFVWAGVDLQLRHHLWLLPCATIGHFIGLRVHDYMLRAETPLFFRVIGTVLFGVSIAGLWQSVF
- a CDS encoding hydrogen peroxide-inducible genes activator; this encodes MILAKKSPSLRQLQYFLSVAEFGSYRRAAEELGVSQPALTSQIASLEAMLGLTLLERSRNGTLPSPEGRELLQQAREVLLAMRGFSDSAELLSLGHQTTYKLGIPPTVGPYLLPNVLGELHERYHDMKLYVREGAPRALQQELIEGGLDLAIVPLPLVSPDLAIEPLFTEPLKFVVPAEHRLAGRQVVTPSQLRGESVLVLEEKHHFHHQVHDLCDKLGATVLRDYEGTSLDTLRQMVVMGLGVAFLPGLYVHSEMHIPEALHVCELKSMPINRQHALVWRASAPGRIFYRELAAYLRNIIKQRLGDVVSVF
- a CDS encoding carbonic anhydrase translates to MDHVISGVAKFQKEVYPSKETTFRKLAEGQNPEVLFITCADSRIDPNLVTQTDPGELFICRNAGNIVPPHSNQTGGMTASIEFAVAALGVSHIVVCGHTDCGAVKGAINPEKLDSLPHVREWLGHCRAATEVVKERCGEDQLCLDHLEAVTQENVVLQMQHLRTHPAVAAKIATGRVALHGWIYNIKTGGVTCYNEESGEFEPMDSRYEAFSHKAAVTV
- a CDS encoding SulP family inorganic anion transporter, with the translated sequence MKTELSLREIKSDLPASIVVFFVALPLCLGIALASGAPLFSGIIAGIVGGVIVGAASGSRLGVSGPAAGLAVIVFDAITTLGTWEIFLCAVVLAGIIQLALGFFRAGFIAYFFPSSVIAGMLTGIGLLIIIKQIPYLFGWHSDFLGEQTFFHANGENTLSAISHAFDMMSPIALTISAVSLVLLVLWDKVLAKQHRIFKLIQGPIAVVLLGILVSFLLTQNGAGLDSSQLVVLPELGSFSAFAQELSFPDFSAVFSWEVISIAFVIAIVASIETLLSVEATDKLDPQKQVTPTNRELKAQGLGNICSGLIGGLPITQVIVRSSANITFGAKTKLSSILHGFMLLISVVSIGSLLNYIPLASLAAVLIIVGYKLATPSVFAVMFRNGAEQYAPFVTTIAVMLFTDLLTGVLAGLAVSVFFTLKHSYRNDYHFKDTVSSDGEYETHHIVMAEEVSFFNKPSILKKLNEIPENSQLILDFSNSKSVAFDVIELVRNYIDQAQYRNIKVETIKFQPDPQ
- a CDS encoding SDR family NAD(P)-dependent oxidoreductase produces the protein MLLQNKVALITGAGSGIGRACALTFAADGARVAVLDYDRDSAEETVALVRQAGGEALAIHANVAKEAEQRQAVNDCVEHFGALHCAVNNAALGGGFAPLTEFEEKRWQLAQDVTLKGVWLGMKYQIPAMLAAGGGAIVNIASLSGVRGEALQIAYSAAKGGVLAATRTAAAEFAQRGVRVNAINPGAVRTPALQMYFDSVADAEAETAGVHAMRRVGEPHEIADAAAYLCSDRASFITGAKLDVDGGVMVNPHTL